Proteins encoded together in one Impatiens glandulifera chromosome 1, dImpGla2.1, whole genome shotgun sequence window:
- the LOC124937459 gene encoding salicylic acid-binding protein 2-like produces MAYSLANATTHPLQCPKHFILVHGACHGAWCWYKLKPLLESAGHKVTAIDMAASGIDERRIEEVLTFDDYNAPLINFMKSIPTGQKVVLVGHSLGGLNIAFAADQFPEKIFTIVFLTALMPDFRHKPTYVLEKFFERTPADALLDTKFEPYGPPNKNLNSIVFGPNILAKKLYHLCLPEDLALASLMVRPCPQFTGELADGSNYLSKEGYGNVPRVYILCKEDKVIPIDFQYWMIENVGGVKEVRMMDGMDHMIMIFGPRDLSLHLLDIAAEYD; encoded by the exons ATGGCATATTCATTAGCCAATGCAACTACTCACCCATTGCAATGCCCTAAACACTTTATCCTAGTCCATGGTGCATGTCATGGAGCCTGGTGCTGGTACAAGCTCAAGCCCTTGCTCGAATCCGCTGGCCATAAAGTAACCGCCATTGACATGGCGGCATCCGGGATAGACGAAAGGAGAATTGAGGAAGTATTGACGTTTGACGATTATAATGCcccattaataaattttatgaaatctATCCCTACCGGACAAAAGGTGGTGCTAGTCGGACACAGCCTAGGAGGATTAAATATAGCCTTTGCTGCTGATCAATTCCCGGAGAAGATCTTTACCATTGTATTCCTCACGGCTTTAATGCCTGATTTTCGCCATAAACCGACTTATGTCCTTGAAAAG TTCTTCGAGAGGACTCCAGCAGACGCGTTGCTTGACACTAAGTTTGAACCCTATGGTCCACCTAACAAGAATCTCAACTCAATTGTTTTTGGACCAAATATTTTAGCCAAGAAGCTTTATCATTTATGTCTTCCTGAG GATCTTGCATTAGCATCATTGATGGTTAGGCCTTGCCCACAATTCACCGGGGAGTTAGCAGACGGGAGCAACTACTTGTCTAAGGAAGGCTACGGTAATGTGCCACGTGTCTACATCCTTTGCAAGGAGGATAAAGTGATACCAATTGATTTCCAATATTGGATGATCGAGAATGTGGGAGGAGTGAAGGAGGTGAGGATGATGGACGGTATGGATCACATGATCATGATATTTGGTCCTCGTGATCTATCACTCCATTTGCTTGATATAGCTGCCGAGTATGATTAA
- the LOC124922414 gene encoding salicylic acid-binding protein 2-like — MASKHFVLVHGACHGAWCWYKLKPLLESAGHKVTAIDMAASGINPKKIEEVWTFDDYNAPLINFMKSIPTDQKVVLVGHSLGGQNLAFAADQFPEKIYVAIFLTALMPGFSHRPSYVIDQFIERTPTWLDTKLEPYGPPNENHISILFGPDFLTEKLYQLCSPEDRALALALMRPSSLFVVDLAKKNLSKEGYGIVPRVYIVCNEDKTITTDFQKWIIENMEGVKQVKVMDGIDHMPMLSGPSDLSIHLLDIAAEYG, encoded by the exons ATGGCATCCAAACACTTTGTCCTAGTCCATGGTGCATGTCATGGAGCCTGGTGCTGGTACAAGCTCAAGCCCTTGCTCGAGTCCGCTGGTCACAAAGTAACCGCCATTGACATGGCAGCATCTGGCATAAACCCAAAGAAAATTGAGGAAGTGTGGACTTTCGACGATTATAATGCCCCattaatcaattttatgaaATCTATCCCTACCGATCAAAAGGTAGTGTTAGTCGGTCATAGCCTAGGAGGTCAAAATTTGGCTTTTGCCGCCGATCAATTCCCCGAGAAGATCTATGTTGCTATCTTCCTCACGGCTTTAATGCCCGGTTTTAGCCATAGGCCATCCTATGTCATCGATCAG ttcatAGAGAGAACTCCAACTTGGCTAGACACCAAGCTTGAACCCTATGGTCCACCTAATGAGAATCACATCTCAATCTTGTTTGGGCCTGACTTTCTGACTGAAAAGCTTTATCAATTGTGCTCACCAGAG gaTCGAGCTTTGGCGTTAGCATTGATGAGGCCTAGCTCCCTTTTCGTGGTGGACTTAGCCAAGAAGAACTTGTCTAAGGAAGGGTACGGTATAGTTCCACGGGTCTATATTGTTTGTAATGAAGATAAAACAATAACAACTGACTTTCAAAAGTGGATAATTGAGAATATGGAAGGTGTGAAGCAGGTGAAGGTGATGGACGGCATTGACCACATGCCCATGTTATCAGGTCCAAGCGATCTATCCATCCATTTGCTTGATATAGCTGCCGAGTATGGTTAA